A part of Silvimonas soli genomic DNA contains:
- a CDS encoding aliphatic sulfonate ABC transporter substrate-binding protein has product MAAGLAQFSAAAEQPTVIRFGVSTAGFGNPPKVNTSWLAVAQRDQYLEQEFKNDGIKIEWVFFKGQGPAVNEALSNNQLDFTTLGDLPSFIGRSVGLDTRLVLVSSRGGRSYIAVHPGSGINKVEDLRGKRVAFNKGTASQLLVDRILAEHGMTESDLKVVNMEPSTYTAAFIGGNVDAIFGSLDILGLQSRGLAKVIYSSKGDPAVASASHVLVNQKFAAQYPQITERVVKALVKAVQWASAPQNTDAVFKLWTQIGYQPEAVYREEFSGDTLAARLSPLFDAYALARNKQGVQDAYRFKLIRKPFDADQWIDRRYLDAALKELKLENYWVPQDANGKQISSR; this is encoded by the coding sequence ATGGCTGCCGGGCTGGCCCAGTTCAGTGCCGCGGCAGAACAGCCGACAGTGATCCGCTTTGGCGTTTCCACCGCTGGTTTCGGCAACCCGCCCAAAGTGAACACCAGCTGGCTGGCCGTAGCCCAGCGCGATCAATACCTGGAGCAAGAGTTCAAGAACGACGGTATCAAGATTGAATGGGTGTTCTTCAAGGGGCAAGGGCCAGCCGTGAACGAGGCTTTATCCAACAACCAGCTTGATTTCACCACGTTGGGCGATCTGCCGTCGTTCATCGGCCGTTCGGTCGGGCTGGATACGCGGCTGGTACTGGTTAGCAGTCGCGGCGGGCGCAGCTATATTGCCGTGCATCCAGGTTCGGGCATCAACAAGGTTGAAGACTTGCGCGGCAAGCGGGTGGCATTTAACAAAGGCACCGCGTCACAGTTGCTGGTCGACCGCATTCTGGCTGAACACGGTATGACCGAGAGCGACCTGAAAGTAGTGAATATGGAACCCTCGACCTACACCGCGGCATTCATTGGTGGCAATGTCGATGCCATTTTCGGCTCACTGGATATTCTCGGTTTGCAAAGCCGCGGTTTGGCCAAGGTGATCTATTCCAGCAAGGGCGACCCCGCCGTCGCGTCGGCCTCACATGTGCTGGTAAACCAGAAATTTGCCGCCCAATACCCGCAAATCACCGAGCGGGTGGTCAAGGCGCTGGTCAAAGCGGTGCAGTGGGCGTCCGCACCGCAGAACACCGATGCCGTGTTCAAACTCTGGACGCAGATCGGCTATCAGCCGGAAGCGGTCTATCGCGAAGAGTTCTCCGGTGACACCCTGGCCGCACGGCTCTCACCGCTGTTTGACGCCTATGCGCTCGCCCGCAATAAACAGGGAGTGCAAGATGCCTACCGCTTCAAGCTGATCCGCAAGCCGTTTGATGCAGACCAGTGGATTGATCGGCGCTATCTGGACGCCGCGCTTAAAGAACTCAAGCTGGAAAACTACTGGGTGCCACAGGATGCCAACGGCAAGCAGATCTCCAGCCGTTAA
- a CDS encoding aldo/keto reductase, producing MSIPTTRFGNTGLTVSRLALGTMTFGLQTDAETSFRILDRAAAAGINLFDTADVYPLGGSLETVGRTEEIVGNWLKHRRHDFVLATKAVGKVGPNAWDQGASRKHLLSAVEASLKRLGTDYIDLYQLHSDDPDTPLDETIRALDDLVRSGKVRYVGVSNFLAYRLARALGKQEAQRLQRFVSVQPRYNLLFREIERELLPLAQEEGLAVIPYNPLAGGLLTGKHRSGEPTQGSRFTLGNAAERYQDRYWHEREFNTVGQLQAVADEAGIPLATAALAWVLANPAITAPLIGASRPEQLDATLAAVSLQLNPHVKQRFDDISAEYRRGDAAR from the coding sequence ATGTCCATTCCCACAACCCGCTTTGGCAATACCGGCCTCACGGTCTCGCGCCTGGCGCTGGGCACCATGACATTTGGTCTGCAAACCGATGCCGAAACCTCTTTTCGCATTCTGGATCGCGCTGCGGCAGCGGGAATCAACCTGTTCGACACCGCCGACGTTTACCCTCTGGGCGGCAGCCTGGAAACAGTGGGCCGAACAGAAGAAATTGTCGGTAACTGGCTTAAGCATCGGCGCCACGATTTTGTGCTTGCGACCAAAGCAGTCGGAAAAGTGGGGCCGAATGCGTGGGATCAGGGTGCCTCGCGCAAGCATTTGCTGAGTGCGGTGGAGGCTTCTCTCAAACGGCTGGGCACGGACTATATCGATCTGTACCAGTTGCACTCTGACGACCCGGACACACCGCTGGATGAAACCATCCGGGCACTGGATGATCTGGTACGCAGCGGCAAGGTCCGGTATGTCGGGGTATCCAATTTCCTGGCATACCGGCTGGCTCGCGCACTGGGCAAGCAAGAAGCCCAGCGCCTGCAGCGCTTTGTATCGGTGCAGCCGCGCTATAACTTGCTGTTTCGCGAAATCGAGCGTGAGCTGCTACCCCTGGCGCAAGAAGAAGGGCTGGCCGTGATCCCGTATAACCCGCTGGCGGGTGGTCTGCTGACCGGCAAGCATCGGTCTGGCGAGCCCACGCAAGGGTCACGCTTTACCTTGGGCAACGCCGCTGAGCGTTATCAAGACCGCTACTGGCATGAGCGGGAGTTCAATACCGTGGGCCAATTACAGGCGGTCGCGGATGAGGCTGGTATACCGCTCGCCACGGCGGCGCTGGCCTGGGTTCTGGCCAATCCGGCCATCACGGCCCCGCTGATTGGGGCCAGCCGCCCGGAGCAACTGGATGCCACCCTGGCGGCGGTCTCACTCCAGCTGAACCCGCACGTCAAACAGCGATTCGATGACATCAGCGCCGAATATCGCCGTGGAGACGCGGCGCGCTAA
- a CDS encoding SDR family NAD(P)-dependent oxidoreductase, with translation MDLQLQGKRAIVTGGSRGIGKAIARQLALEGADVVIAARGQEALQATAKELAALTGRTIVPVVTDTGSTDSVNALIAHAVEALGGVDILVNAAALPGGISTATGIAEVIDAEALLDIDIKVIGYLRTARAVAPHLLANGWGRIINIGGLAIHRTGRPVATLRNVGVAAVTKNLADELGPQGINVVAVHPGLTRTERTDSAAAARATSGNTIGRIVDAGEVADIVAFLASPRSVAINGDAIAVGGGSPGTIHY, from the coding sequence ATGGACCTGCAACTTCAAGGAAAACGCGCGATTGTCACCGGCGGGAGTCGCGGCATAGGCAAGGCTATCGCCCGGCAACTGGCGCTGGAAGGCGCTGATGTGGTGATCGCCGCGCGTGGTCAGGAGGCCTTGCAAGCCACTGCCAAAGAGCTGGCGGCGCTGACGGGGCGCACGATTGTGCCGGTGGTGACGGATACCGGCAGCACCGATTCGGTGAACGCGCTGATTGCCCACGCGGTTGAAGCGCTGGGCGGAGTGGATATTCTGGTCAACGCCGCTGCGCTGCCGGGCGGTATTTCAACCGCCACGGGTATCGCTGAAGTGATCGATGCCGAAGCCTTGCTGGATATCGACATCAAGGTGATCGGCTATCTGCGGACCGCGCGGGCAGTGGCGCCGCACCTGTTGGCCAATGGCTGGGGGCGTATTATCAATATTGGTGGTTTGGCGATTCACCGCACCGGGCGGCCAGTGGCAACCTTGCGCAACGTGGGCGTAGCGGCGGTGACCAAAAACCTGGCAGATGAACTGGGCCCGCAAGGCATCAATGTAGTGGCAGTGCATCCTGGTTTAACCCGCACCGAGCGCACTGACAGTGCGGCTGCGGCGCGCGCGACATCTGGCAACACCATTGGCCGCATTGTCGACGCGGGCGAAGTGGCAGACATCGTGGCGTTTCTGGCCTCGCCGCGCAGTGTAGCCATCAATGGTGATGCCATTGCGGTTGGTGGCGGCAGTCCAGGCACCATCCATTATTGA
- a CDS encoding LLM class flavin-dependent oxidoreductase: MSERKLHLGAFIQATGHHIAAWRHPGSQADSGTNIDHYQEVAQTAERGKFDLVFLADSPGIYERGDNEARGRYGRIAHFEPVTLFAALSATTSHIGFVATDSTTYNEPYLLARKFASLDHLSKGRAAWNVVTTGNEAAAGNFGKAEHLAHALRYERAEEFLDVVKGLWDSFDDDAFLRDKTSGVYFDADKLHTLDHQGKHFSVTGPLNISRPPQGYPVIVQAGASEAGRELAARTAEVIFTAWQTLEEAQTFYRDVKGRLAKYGRNPDELKIMPGLSPVIGRTQEEAEARYRELQELIHPAVGISIVQRFFPDVDLSQYDLDGPLPAFATQTNGNTSRLALVSELARRDNLTLRQLYESLAGARGHRVVVGTPASIADEIQAWFENEAADGFNIMPPVLPQSLNEFVDLVIPELQKRGLFRTEYTGKTLRENLGLPRPLSRYAQSGEERLRA, from the coding sequence ATGAGTGAACGCAAACTGCACCTTGGTGCTTTTATCCAGGCCACTGGTCATCACATCGCCGCGTGGCGGCATCCGGGTTCGCAAGCGGACTCCGGAACCAACATCGACCACTACCAGGAAGTGGCGCAGACCGCCGAGCGCGGCAAGTTTGATCTGGTGTTTCTGGCCGACAGTCCGGGCATTTATGAACGCGGTGACAACGAAGCGCGCGGCCGCTATGGCCGTATCGCCCATTTCGAGCCGGTAACTTTGTTTGCGGCGCTGTCGGCAACCACCAGCCACATCGGCTTTGTCGCCACCGACTCCACCACCTACAACGAGCCATATTTGCTGGCCCGAAAATTTGCCTCGCTGGATCATTTATCCAAAGGACGTGCGGCGTGGAACGTGGTTACCACCGGCAATGAAGCCGCCGCCGGTAACTTTGGCAAGGCCGAACACCTGGCACATGCGCTGCGTTACGAGCGCGCCGAGGAATTCCTCGATGTGGTCAAAGGCCTGTGGGACAGCTTTGACGACGACGCTTTCCTGCGCGACAAAACCAGCGGCGTTTATTTTGACGCGGACAAACTGCATACGCTCGATCACCAGGGCAAGCATTTTTCCGTCACCGGTCCGCTCAATATCTCGCGACCACCACAGGGTTATCCGGTGATTGTGCAGGCCGGCGCGTCCGAAGCCGGGCGTGAACTGGCGGCGCGTACCGCCGAAGTCATCTTTACTGCCTGGCAAACCCTGGAAGAAGCCCAGACGTTTTATCGCGACGTTAAAGGACGTCTGGCCAAATATGGCCGCAACCCGGACGAGCTGAAGATCATGCCGGGTTTGTCGCCGGTGATCGGGCGCACCCAGGAAGAAGCCGAAGCCCGCTACCGCGAGTTGCAGGAGCTGATTCACCCTGCGGTCGGGATATCGATAGTGCAACGGTTCTTTCCGGATGTAGACCTCAGCCAGTACGACCTGGACGGCCCGTTACCCGCTTTTGCCACGCAAACCAACGGCAATACCAGCCGCCTTGCGCTGGTATCCGAACTGGCGCGCCGTGACAACCTGACCCTGCGGCAGTTATACGAAAGCCTGGCCGGGGCACGCGGGCATCGCGTAGTGGTAGGAACCCCAGCCAGCATCGCCGATGAAATCCAGGCATGGTTCGAAAACGAGGCCGCCGACGGTTTCAATATCATGCCGCCGGTACTGCCACAGTCACTCAACGAGTTTGTTGATCTGGTCATTCCGGAACTGCAAAAGCGTGGCTTGTTCCGCACTGAATACACCGGCAAAACCTTGCGTGAAAATCTGGGCTTGCCACGTCCGCTCAGCCGCTACGCGCAATCAGGCGAAGAACGCCTGCGTGCCTGA
- a CDS encoding TauD/TfdA dioxygenase family protein, which translates to MTAVSTLTTPLAQAFHKLAKLDRPAIQTPADVSISATGGPLGAVVTGLDANRPLSSDLVLRLKQALDNHHILIFKQQQLNDDHFLAFSTYFGSVFRPPEDIPVLASGTGGTPPDVVPVSNQDGGYTGSGELTPHIDHQWTPLPSAGSLLYALEVPQSGGRTSWYNIARAYADLDEATRNEIDQLQLITYNPFTHPRDLPRRLYRTPDLTPTSHGFPHPLVRTHPSSGKKVLFLSTHTEVELPGIDPQHGQALIARLRQHLQNPKYRYEHDWEVGDIVYWDNQATLHSRTAFSPEERRVLKRVSLAGSRPF; encoded by the coding sequence ATGACCGCTGTTTCTACCCTGACCACACCTCTGGCGCAGGCTTTTCACAAACTGGCTAAGCTGGACCGCCCGGCAATCCAGACCCCGGCCGACGTCAGCATTAGCGCAACGGGTGGGCCGCTGGGCGCAGTCGTAACCGGGCTGGATGCGAATCGCCCGCTCTCGTCCGATCTGGTCTTGCGTCTAAAGCAGGCGCTGGATAACCATCACATTCTGATTTTCAAACAGCAGCAGTTGAACGACGATCACTTCCTGGCCTTCAGCACCTACTTCGGATCGGTGTTCCGGCCGCCGGAAGATATCCCGGTGCTGGCTTCCGGTACTGGCGGCACCCCGCCCGATGTGGTGCCGGTCTCCAATCAGGATGGCGGCTACACCGGCAGTGGCGAACTGACCCCGCATATTGACCACCAGTGGACGCCGCTGCCGTCGGCAGGCTCGCTCCTGTATGCACTGGAAGTCCCGCAAAGCGGTGGCAGAACCAGTTGGTATAACATCGCCCGGGCATACGCCGATCTGGACGAAGCCACCCGCAACGAAATTGACCAGCTGCAACTCATTACCTACAACCCGTTTACTCATCCCCGTGACCTGCCGCGCCGCTTGTATCGCACGCCGGATCTGACTCCGACCAGCCATGGCTTTCCGCATCCGCTGGTACGTACTCATCCATCCAGCGGCAAGAAGGTGCTGTTTCTGAGCACCCATACCGAGGTCGAGCTGCCTGGTATTGACCCGCAGCACGGACAGGCGCTGATCGCCCGGCTGCGCCAGCATCTGCAGAACCCCAAATACCGCTACGAGCATGACTGGGAAGTGGGCGACATCGTGTATTGGGATAACCAGGCCACCTTGCATTCGCGCACGGCGTTTTCGCCTGAAGAACGTCGCGTGCTCAAGCGCGTGAGCCTGGCGGGCAGCCGTCCGTTTTAA
- a CDS encoding LLM class flavin-dependent oxidoreductase, which yields MSQRQLKLNAFLMTAGHHVAAWRHPDSRADGGIRFDHFKQIAQAAERAKFDAVFFADSAAVWNGGPQQEAQSRGAQSDHFEPVTLLSALAAVTEHIGLIATVTTTYNEPYHLARKFASLDHLSNGRAGWNLVTSANAAEAFNFGLDAHVAHADRYARAEEFIDVATGLWDSWEDDAFIRDKASGVFFDPERLHVLDHQGKHFRVRGPLNVARPVQGYPVIVQAGSSEPGKELAARTAEVIFTAQLTLENAQAFYRDVKGRLAKYGRSPDELKILPGIFPVVGRTREEAQAKYKALQELIHPSVGLALLSGMLGGFDLTGYALDGPLPELPESNGGKSRQSLLIDLARRENLTIRELYLRISGARGHLTLVGTGEEIADQLQLWFENEAADGFNVMPPTLPGGLDDFIELVLPELRRRGLFRTEYEGRTLRESLGLARPVNRYTTPAAIAA from the coding sequence ATGAGCCAACGACAACTGAAACTGAATGCCTTCCTGATGACCGCAGGCCATCACGTAGCCGCATGGCGCCACCCTGATTCCCGCGCCGATGGCGGCATCCGGTTTGATCATTTCAAACAGATCGCCCAGGCGGCCGAGCGGGCCAAATTCGACGCCGTATTCTTTGCCGACAGCGCAGCGGTCTGGAACGGTGGTCCTCAGCAAGAAGCACAAAGCCGCGGCGCGCAGTCCGATCACTTTGAACCAGTGACGCTGTTATCCGCGCTGGCCGCCGTGACCGAACACATCGGGCTGATTGCCACTGTCACCACGACCTATAACGAGCCCTATCATCTGGCGCGCAAATTTGCCTCGCTCGATCACCTGAGTAATGGCCGCGCTGGCTGGAATCTGGTGACTTCTGCCAATGCAGCCGAAGCGTTCAACTTTGGTCTGGATGCACACGTAGCCCACGCGGATCGCTATGCCCGTGCCGAGGAATTTATCGACGTGGCCACCGGCTTGTGGGATAGCTGGGAAGACGACGCGTTCATTCGTGACAAAGCTTCCGGCGTGTTTTTTGATCCGGAACGACTGCATGTGCTGGATCATCAGGGCAAGCATTTCCGCGTGCGCGGGCCGTTAAATGTTGCTCGTCCGGTGCAGGGATACCCGGTGATCGTGCAGGCGGGTTCCAGCGAGCCCGGCAAGGAGCTGGCGGCGCGTACCGCCGAGGTCATCTTTACTGCGCAACTCACGCTGGAAAACGCCCAGGCGTTTTATCGAGATGTGAAAGGCCGCCTTGCCAAATATGGCCGCAGCCCGGACGAGCTGAAAATCCTGCCGGGGATTTTTCCGGTGGTGGGCCGGACCCGCGAAGAAGCCCAGGCCAAATACAAGGCACTGCAGGAGTTGATCCATCCTTCGGTGGGCCTGGCTTTGTTGTCCGGCATGCTGGGAGGGTTTGACCTGACTGGTTACGCGCTGGACGGCCCGTTGCCAGAACTGCCGGAAAGCAACGGCGGCAAGAGTCGGCAGTCGTTGCTGATTGACCTGGCGCGGCGCGAAAACCTGACCATTCGCGAGCTTTATCTGCGTATTTCAGGCGCACGCGGCCACCTGACGCTGGTAGGCACCGGAGAAGAGATCGCCGATCAATTGCAACTGTGGTTCGAGAACGAGGCGGCCGACGGTTTCAATGTCATGCCTCCGACCTTGCCGGGTGGTCTGGACGACTTCATCGAGCTGGTACTACCGGAACTGCGTCGGCGCGGTTTGTTCCGGACCGAGTACGAAGGCAGAACCTTGCGCGAGAGCCTGGGTCTGGCGCGGCCTGTGAATCGCTATACAACCCCAGCGGCCATTGCGGCTTGA
- a CDS encoding sigma-54 interaction domain-containing protein produces the protein MSANVPILTLHTPDVPAQRAKAVVFSDPASHALFDMLARVGPSEAPVLIVGETGTGKEILARRLHETSARKGPFVAVNCGAISEALAESEFFGHEAGSFTGALRQREGYFEAAQGGTLFLDEIGELPLILQTRLLRVLQEKEVVRVGARKPIPIDVRIVAATNVDLQAAVLAGRFRRDLLYRINIITLPVLPLRSRVGDILPLADYFLNHYCARLGQAVPRLSAELKTLLLQHGWPGNIRELENVIHAALLLAHGGEIRQEHLLLEQDLATPSGEPTPTHSADPDAEIGLALEKMLNAATPDLFTRMELLIVRTALSRHQFNQVRTAESLGISRHALRTLMKRHGLLQPAAPAPALYSEQTWSIANLARAI, from the coding sequence ATGTCTGCCAACGTTCCGATTCTCACGCTGCATACACCTGACGTCCCCGCCCAGCGGGCCAAAGCCGTGGTGTTTTCTGATCCTGCATCCCACGCCTTGTTCGATATGCTGGCGCGCGTTGGCCCCAGCGAAGCACCGGTGCTGATCGTGGGCGAAACCGGCACCGGTAAGGAAATTCTGGCGCGGCGGCTGCATGAAACCAGCGCGCGCAAAGGCCCGTTTGTGGCGGTCAATTGCGGTGCGATCAGCGAAGCGCTGGCCGAAAGCGAGTTTTTTGGGCATGAAGCCGGATCATTTACTGGAGCGCTGCGCCAGCGCGAAGGCTACTTTGAAGCGGCGCAGGGTGGCACCTTGTTTCTGGATGAAATTGGCGAGTTGCCATTGATTTTGCAAACGCGACTGCTACGCGTGCTGCAAGAAAAAGAAGTGGTGCGGGTTGGCGCGCGCAAACCGATTCCCATCGACGTGCGGATCGTCGCCGCCACCAACGTTGATCTGCAAGCCGCCGTTCTGGCCGGGCGCTTCCGGCGTGATCTGTTGTACCGCATCAATATCATTACGCTGCCGGTGCTGCCCTTGCGCTCGCGCGTGGGAGACATTCTGCCGCTGGCCGATTACTTCCTGAACCACTATTGCGCCCGGCTGGGGCAAGCGGTTCCCCGGTTGAGTGCGGAACTGAAAACGCTGCTGCTGCAACATGGCTGGCCCGGCAATATCCGCGAACTGGAAAACGTTATCCACGCCGCCTTGCTGCTGGCGCACGGCGGTGAAATTCGCCAGGAACACCTGTTGCTGGAGCAAGACCTCGCGACACCCTCCGGTGAGCCAACGCCAACGCACTCAGCCGATCCGGATGCCGAGATTGGTTTGGCGCTAGAAAAAATGTTGAACGCCGCCACGCCCGATTTGTTTACCCGGATGGAGCTGCTGATTGTGCGCACCGCGTTGTCGCGCCACCAGTTCAATCAGGTCCGCACTGCCGAATCACTGGGGATTTCGCGGCATGCTTTGCGTACGCTGATGAAACGGCATGGCTTGTTGCAGCCCGCCGCGCCTGCGCCGGCGCTGTACAGCGAGCAGACCTGGTCCATTGCCAATCTCGCCAGAGCCATCTAA
- a CDS encoding sensor domain-containing diguanylate cyclase, with protein MNPLLLQLSESVNEAETLEDLTRQLLEMLVAITGLESAYLTTIDLSQGLQHIQFSRNTGHLVIPEGLSVPWEDTLCKRSLDEGRQFTDNVSDCWGDSDAARELGIRTYLSVPIHTATGDLHGTLCAASSDQKSVDVGTDRIVAFFAKLIAQHIQRESLLDELKQRNTDLAVMALTDVLTGLPNRRALMNELQRMFAAAQRAGQYVLLGFVDLDHFKQINDNYGHEAGDAVLRQIATQLLQAVRAGDLLARIGGDEFVAVGLGPHLGESVDEALNTFKSRLFDVTRASISTPNATFDYAGASVGAIAVDPAFRNPWDALSEADAAMYKVKQARRLPAPANP; from the coding sequence GTGAATCCACTTTTGCTCCAGCTATCTGAATCCGTCAACGAGGCGGAAACCCTGGAAGACCTGACCCGGCAATTGCTGGAGATGCTGGTCGCCATCACCGGGCTTGAATCGGCCTATCTCACGACCATCGATCTGTCGCAAGGGCTGCAACATATCCAGTTTTCCCGCAACACCGGGCACCTGGTCATTCCTGAAGGTCTGTCAGTGCCGTGGGAAGACACCCTGTGCAAGCGCTCGCTGGATGAAGGTCGCCAGTTCACCGACAACGTCAGTGATTGCTGGGGCGATTCGGACGCGGCGCGCGAACTGGGTATCCGTACCTATCTGAGCGTGCCCATTCACACAGCAACCGGTGACCTCCATGGCACTTTGTGTGCGGCCAGTTCGGACCAGAAATCGGTCGATGTCGGCACCGACCGCATCGTGGCGTTTTTTGCCAAACTGATTGCCCAGCATATTCAGCGGGAATCGCTGCTGGATGAGCTAAAACAGCGCAACACCGATCTTGCCGTCATGGCGCTGACCGATGTGCTGACCGGCTTGCCCAATCGCCGCGCCTTGATGAACGAACTGCAACGCATGTTTGCTGCGGCCCAGCGCGCCGGACAATATGTGCTGTTGGGTTTTGTCGATCTGGATCATTTCAAACAAATCAACGACAACTATGGCCATGAGGCCGGCGACGCGGTGCTGCGGCAAATCGCCACCCAGTTGCTGCAAGCCGTGCGCGCTGGCGATCTGCTGGCGCGTATCGGTGGCGACGAATTTGTGGCCGTTGGCTTGGGTCCGCATCTTGGCGAATCGGTAGATGAAGCGTTGAACACCTTCAAGTCGCGGCTATTTGACGTAACGCGCGCCAGCATCAGCACGCCCAACGCAACGTTCGACTACGCCGGTGCCAGTGTCGGCGCGATCGCTGTGGACCCAGCCTTTCGCAACCCTTGGGACGCGCTGAGCGAAGCGGATGCGGCTATGTACAAAGTCAAACAGGCCCGCCGCTTGCCAGCCCCAGCCAATCCCTGA
- a CDS encoding alpha/beta fold hydrolase — translation MALRLLRNTLVGLLTLFAGLATSLALAATSPPTSVASAPDATRPMSREQVTRILDSNRQILLPQGVNEQVKLRIGGIDQWVSIRGKDKRNPVLLFLHGGPAAPAMPEAYTFQTPWEDYFTVVQWDQRGAGKTWRANTEQAMTPGMNVASMTDDAAQLVQYLRTRFGKQKIFLLGHSWGSILGVELAQRHPEWFYAYISTGQVVNGRRNEEVGYNFALRQARAEGNATAIRELEAMAPYPGTGKMSLERIGMRSKWEMYYGGLAWGRKDYQFDVDAEELSPDYSRADLDAIDKGSLYSLGYLLEPMLASNFDQVTHFGCPVIVYVGAHDYTTPHELAEEWFSHITAPSKRLVSFADSAHMMMQEQPGRFLVHLITDALPFAQQAGDAAPAEVVRDH, via the coding sequence ATGGCTTTGCGGTTACTGCGCAATACACTCGTTGGCCTGCTGACTTTGTTTGCTGGGCTGGCTACATCGCTGGCGCTGGCTGCCACGTCGCCGCCCACTTCGGTTGCATCTGCGCCCGATGCCACACGGCCAATGTCGCGCGAACAAGTTACCCGCATTCTCGACAGCAACCGCCAGATACTGTTACCGCAGGGCGTGAACGAGCAGGTCAAACTGCGTATTGGCGGCATTGATCAATGGGTATCGATCCGCGGCAAGGATAAGCGTAATCCCGTTCTGCTATTCCTGCATGGCGGCCCGGCTGCTCCGGCCATGCCCGAGGCCTATACCTTCCAGACGCCGTGGGAAGACTACTTCACCGTGGTGCAATGGGACCAGCGCGGCGCTGGCAAAACCTGGCGGGCCAATACCGAACAAGCCATGACGCCGGGCATGAACGTTGCCAGCATGACGGACGACGCAGCACAACTGGTGCAGTACCTGCGCACGCGCTTTGGCAAGCAGAAGATATTTCTGCTGGGACATTCCTGGGGCTCAATTCTGGGCGTCGAGTTGGCGCAACGGCATCCTGAATGGTTCTACGCCTATATCTCGACCGGGCAGGTGGTGAACGGGCGACGCAACGAAGAGGTGGGTTATAACTTCGCGCTGCGCCAGGCCAGGGCCGAAGGCAATGCCACCGCGATTCGCGAACTGGAAGCAATGGCACCTTATCCGGGTACCGGCAAAATGAGCCTTGAGCGGATCGGCATGCGCAGCAAATGGGAGATGTATTACGGCGGGCTGGCGTGGGGTCGCAAGGATTACCAGTTTGACGTGGATGCCGAGGAACTGTCGCCCGACTACAGCCGCGCCGACCTTGATGCCATCGACAAAGGCAGCCTGTATTCACTGGGCTACTTGCTGGAGCCCATGCTGGCCTCAAACTTCGATCAAGTTACCCACTTTGGCTGCCCGGTGATTGTCTACGTGGGGGCGCATGACTACACCACGCCGCACGAACTGGCCGAAGAATGGTTTTCACATATCACCGCGCCATCCAAGCGGCTGGTCAGTTTTGCCGACTCCGCCCACATGATGATGCAAGAACAGCCCGGCCGCTTCCTGGTTCATCTGATCACCGACGCGCTGCCGTTTGCGCAGCAGGCGGGCGATGCCGCGCCAGCCGAAGTGGTGCGCGATCACTAA
- a CDS encoding LysR family transcriptional regulator: MPGPDLNLLLTLDVLLAEGNVARAAKRLHLSPSAMSRALARLRETTGDPLLVRAGRGLVPTPRALELRERVGQLVQETQAVLRPAENLDLKRLVRRFTLRTSEGFVESFGPGLIARINEQAPGVRLRFVGKTSKDSTPLRDGSVDLETGVAGTSTSPEIRTRALFRDRFVGVVRAGHPLSRGEITPENYAAARHVLVSRREQDRGPIDDALQTLGLEREIATIVGGFATALTLARATDLIASVPERHTGSLRADMFSFDLPVSIPAFTVSMLWHPRMDADPAHRWLRDCVREVCAEQLGETWTP, translated from the coding sequence ATGCCCGGACCCGATCTGAACCTGTTGCTTACCCTTGATGTGCTGCTGGCAGAAGGCAATGTCGCGCGCGCTGCCAAGCGCCTGCACCTGAGCCCATCCGCCATGAGCCGGGCGTTGGCGCGCCTGCGTGAAACCACCGGTGACCCGCTGCTGGTGCGCGCCGGGCGTGGACTGGTGCCCACGCCGCGCGCGCTGGAACTGCGCGAGCGGGTTGGCCAGTTGGTACAAGAAACGCAAGCCGTGCTGCGCCCGGCAGAAAACCTGGACCTGAAGCGGTTGGTGCGACGATTTACGCTGCGTACTAGCGAGGGTTTTGTCGAGAGTTTCGGGCCGGGGCTGATTGCCCGGATTAATGAGCAAGCGCCTGGCGTGCGGCTGCGCTTTGTGGGCAAAACCAGCAAAGACAGTACGCCGCTGCGCGACGGATCAGTTGATCTGGAAACCGGGGTCGCCGGGACCAGCACCAGTCCGGAAATCCGCACTCGCGCACTGTTTCGCGACCGCTTTGTGGGCGTGGTGCGTGCCGGGCATCCGCTTAGCCGGGGCGAAATCACGCCGGAGAACTACGCTGCAGCCCGGCATGTGCTGGTATCGCGGCGCGAGCAAGATCGCGGGCCGATTGATGACGCATTACAGACCTTGGGGCTGGAGCGCGAAATCGCCACCATTGTCGGCGGCTTTGCCACGGCGCTGACTCTGGCCCGGGCGACTGATCTGATCGCCAGCGTGCCCGAACGCCACACCGGCAGCCTACGTGCCGATATGTTCAGTTTTGATCTGCCGGTGAGCATCCCGGCATTTACGGTATCGATGCTCTGGCACCCGCGCATGGATGCCGACCCGGCGCATCGCTGGTTACGCGACTGTGTGCGTGAGGTCTGCGCAGAGCAACTGGGCGAAACCTGGACGCCTTAG